The following proteins are co-located in the Myxocyprinus asiaticus isolate MX2 ecotype Aquarium Trade chromosome 44, UBuf_Myxa_2, whole genome shotgun sequence genome:
- the LOC127434751 gene encoding protein YAE1 homolog, with protein MSWVKSVVSSEDVFDEDVDDISLQSKEWKYNMEKRAKDGFRDGSDAGKEASLQVGFNMGYREGATRMRVIGQLKGIMSAMWCWCKAQLPGSPTLASVTDLLQRVETHEDRLVEAMRKAQERPPPSVTEMVDNMEGLNVEQRDWGGESGCCNKNGDCCGRHGVNECCSNIKDMSEDSSRCSFSTEESYEQLLKSCLDLVTELGLPEVLKLHIQQLTDT; from the exons ATGTCGTGGGTAAAATCAGTGGTATCCAGCGAGGATGTCTTCGACGAGGATGTGGATGATATTAGTCTGCAAAGCAAAGAATGGAAATACAACATGGAAAAACGCGCAAAG GATGGTTTCAGAGATGGAAGTGATGCAGGGAAAGAAGCCTCACTGCAGGTTGGTTTCAACATGGGTTACAGAGAAGGAGCCACAAGAATGAGAGTCATCGGTCAACTCAAAGGGATCATGAG TGCTATGTGGTGCTGGTGTAAGGCTCAGCTGCCTGGAAGCCCAACTTTAGCATCTGTTACAGATCTTCTCCAGAGAGTGGAAACACATGAAGACAGACTGGTGGAGGCCATGAGAAAAGCCCAGGAAAGGCCTCCACCCAGTGTGACTGAGATGGTGGATAACATGGAGGGCCTAAATGTCGAGCAAAGAGACTGGGGTGGAGAATCTGGCTGCTGCAACAAGAACGGGGACTGTTGTGGGAGACATGGAGTGAATGAGTGCTGTAGTAACATAAAAGACATGAGTGAAGACTCATCAAGGTGTTCTTTCTCTACAGAAGAGAGTTATGAACAGCTGCTGAAGAGCTGCTTGGACTTAGTAACAGAATTGGGGCTGCCTGAAGTGCTAAAACTTCACATTCAGCAGCTCACAGACACATGA